A single genomic interval of Eleutherodactylus coqui strain aEleCoq1 chromosome 3, aEleCoq1.hap1, whole genome shotgun sequence harbors:
- the LOC136619932 gene encoding protein kinase C delta type-like, translated as MAPEVLLEEDYDTAVDWWSLGIVVSWMAAGQSPFYYGSIRRKVIKAITRKEPKFPPWLDADVKHLLERLLRKKPEQRLGVYRNIRGHQFFDTIDWEVLELKRARPPFKPFREVLENRDLLWLEDKTPIHPIDGFSYTSPSWTRMMRRIRL; from the exons atggccccagaagtgcttcttgaagaagactacgacacagcagtcgactggtggagcctgggaattgtcgtatcctggatggcggcaggacagtcccctttctattacggctccatcaggagaaaggtcatcaaagccatcaccagaaaggagccaaaattcccaccttggcttgatgctgatgtgaagcatcttctggagagactgctacgtaagaagcctgagcagaggctgggtgtctacaggaacatccgaggtcaccagttcttcgacaccatagattgggaggtgttggaacttaaaagagcacggccaccattcaaaccattcagggaagttttggagaatcgggacctgctgtggctggaggataagacacccattcacccgatagacggattctcgtacacttcaccaagttggacccg gatgatgagaagaatccgattgtga